Proteins from a single region of Streptomyces vinaceus:
- a CDS encoding histidine phosphatase family protein — protein sequence MATLILVRHGRSTANTAGLLAGWTPGVALDERGAEQAAALPGRLAAVPLAAAVSSPLQRCRETLAPLLAARPELELHTDDRIGECHYGDWSNRKLSELSDEPLMKIVQQHPSAAAFPGGESMRAMQARAVDAVREWNARIEEEHGSDAVFLMCSHGDIIKSLVADALGMHLDLFQRIHVDPCSVTVVRYTPTRPFLLRLGDTGDFGSLAPRPAPAPDAAAAGTADFESATEDGGDAVVGGGAGAA from the coding sequence ATGGCCACGCTGATCCTCGTACGACACGGGCGGTCCACCGCCAACACCGCAGGGCTGCTCGCCGGATGGACGCCGGGAGTGGCCCTCGACGAGCGCGGCGCCGAGCAGGCGGCGGCGCTGCCCGGACGGCTCGCCGCCGTGCCACTCGCCGCCGCCGTCAGCAGCCCCCTCCAGCGCTGCCGCGAGACCCTCGCGCCGCTGCTCGCCGCGCGCCCGGAGCTGGAGCTGCACACCGACGACCGCATCGGCGAATGCCACTACGGGGACTGGTCGAACCGCAAACTCTCCGAGCTCTCCGACGAACCCCTGATGAAGATCGTCCAGCAGCACCCCTCGGCCGCCGCCTTCCCCGGCGGCGAGTCGATGCGCGCCATGCAGGCGCGCGCCGTGGACGCCGTACGGGAGTGGAACGCGCGGATCGAGGAGGAGCACGGCAGCGACGCCGTCTTCCTGATGTGCTCGCACGGGGACATCATCAAGTCCCTCGTCGCGGACGCCCTGGGCATGCACCTCGACCTCTTCCAGCGCATCCACGTGGACCCCTGCTCGGTCACGGTCGTCCGCTACACGCCGACGCGCCCGTTCCTGCTCCGGCTCGGCGACACGGGGGACTTCGGCTCGCTCGCCCCGCGCCCGGCCCCCGCGCCGGACGCCGCGGCCGCCGGCACCGCCGATTTCGAGAGCGCGACCGAGGACGGAGGCGACGCGGTCGTCGGAGGCGGCGCGGGCGCGGCCTGA